A genome region from Myroides fluvii includes the following:
- the pheT gene encoding phenylalanine--tRNA ligase subunit beta, translating to MHISYNWLKQFIKLDITPEETSEILTDLGLEVEGVTQYESLKGGLRGVVVGHVLSCTKHPNADKLNVTKVDLGTGEPVQIVCGAPNVAAGQKVPVATIGTELYDAEGNAFQIKKGKIRGEDSFGMICSAVELGIGTDGSGILVLDESIAPGTPAATIFDVTTDQVFEIGLTPNRSDAMSHWGVARDLRAGLLQNPNIETPHKELITPAVSKFKVERRTLKMDVVVEDYKKAPRYCGVTISGIEVKSSPEWLQNRLKAIGITPKNNIVDVTNYVLHDLGQPLHAFDAAKIKGSKVIVKTVAEGTKFVTLDGVERTLHQDDLMICDENGPMCIAGVFGGLKSAVSENTTTIFLESAYFNPVSVRKTAKRHNLNTDSSFRFERGIDPSITEYALKHAALLIQSVAGGEITSDIVDLYPKKVEDHSVFLNFNNINRILGEDISKETIKTILVSLDIKVHSMSDVGLGITVPAYRADVTREIDVIEEILRVYGYNNISFSSKLNATISNSSRTEDHRVQNIIANQLVAQGFHEIMNNSLTTPEYSKLTESINKSYQVDIVNPLSADLSVMRQSLLFGGLESISYNINRKNSDLRLFEFGKTYHKMLNNFEEDKHFALFVTGNSAPSSWNSKQKPSDFFEFKGYILSILNRLGISKFTTQPTESDLFSEGITYFVGKEAIVDFGVLKKGITKHFDIKQEVSYADFRWDTILKLVSNKIKFTDLNKFPTVKRDYALLLDEKVTFDEIFTIVKQVDKAIIKDVTLFDVYQGDKIEDGKKSYAISILMEDSTKTLTESQIEKIMGKIQYQLENNIGAQLR from the coding sequence ATGCATATTTCATACAATTGGTTAAAACAATTCATTAAGCTAGATATCACACCAGAAGAAACATCAGAGATTCTTACGGATTTAGGTCTTGAAGTTGAGGGAGTTACTCAATATGAAAGTTTAAAAGGTGGTTTAAGAGGAGTTGTCGTAGGACATGTATTATCTTGCACCAAACACCCTAATGCAGATAAACTAAATGTTACAAAAGTTGATTTAGGAACAGGGGAACCTGTACAAATCGTTTGTGGTGCTCCAAACGTCGCTGCTGGACAAAAAGTACCCGTTGCAACAATTGGCACTGAGTTGTACGATGCAGAAGGAAATGCATTTCAAATTAAAAAAGGCAAAATCAGAGGAGAAGACAGCTTCGGTATGATTTGTTCTGCTGTTGAATTAGGCATTGGAACTGACGGCAGTGGAATCTTAGTTTTAGATGAATCTATTGCACCAGGTACACCTGCTGCTACTATTTTTGATGTTACTACGGATCAAGTTTTTGAAATCGGACTTACACCAAACCGTTCTGATGCAATGAGCCACTGGGGCGTTGCTAGAGATTTGCGTGCCGGTCTTTTACAAAACCCAAACATTGAAACACCACACAAAGAATTAATTACACCTGCTGTAAGTAAGTTCAAAGTAGAGCGAAGAACGCTTAAAATGGATGTAGTCGTTGAAGATTACAAAAAAGCACCTCGTTATTGCGGGGTTACCATCTCGGGAATTGAAGTTAAATCTTCTCCTGAATGGTTACAAAATCGCTTAAAAGCTATCGGTATCACACCTAAAAACAACATCGTAGACGTAACAAACTATGTATTACACGATTTAGGGCAACCGCTACACGCTTTTGATGCTGCTAAGATCAAAGGAAGTAAAGTAATTGTAAAAACAGTGGCTGAAGGAACGAAATTTGTTACTTTAGACGGTGTTGAGCGCACCTTACATCAAGATGATTTAATGATATGTGACGAAAACGGACCAATGTGTATCGCTGGTGTGTTTGGAGGATTGAAATCTGCAGTTTCAGAAAACACCACTACTATTTTCTTAGAAAGTGCTTATTTTAACCCTGTTAGCGTTAGAAAAACAGCAAAAAGACACAATTTAAACACCGATTCATCTTTCCGTTTCGAAAGAGGAATCGATCCATCTATAACAGAATACGCCTTAAAACATGCGGCTTTGTTAATTCAAAGTGTTGCTGGTGGTGAAATCACGTCGGACATCGTTGATTTATATCCTAAAAAAGTAGAGGATCATTCGGTATTCCTAAACTTCAACAACATCAACCGCATCTTAGGGGAAGATATTTCAAAAGAAACAATCAAAACGATTTTAGTTTCCTTAGATATTAAAGTACACAGCATGTCGGATGTTGGACTAGGAATCACCGTTCCTGCCTACCGTGCAGATGTGACTAGAGAAATTGACGTTATTGAAGAGATTTTACGCGTGTATGGATACAACAATATCAGTTTCTCTTCCAAACTAAATGCGACAATTTCGAATAGTTCAAGAACGGAAGATCACCGTGTTCAGAATATCATTGCGAATCAATTGGTTGCGCAAGGGTTTCATGAAATCATGAACAATTCATTGACTACACCTGAATACAGTAAGCTGACAGAAAGCATCAATAAGAGCTATCAAGTAGATATCGTAAACCCGTTAAGTGCAGATTTATCAGTCATGAGACAATCACTTTTGTTTGGTGGTTTAGAATCTATTTCATACAACATCAACAGAAAGAACAGCGATTTGCGTTTATTCGAATTTGGTAAAACTTACCACAAGATGTTGAACAATTTTGAAGAAGACAAGCATTTTGCTTTATTTGTTACAGGTAATAGCGCACCTTCCTCTTGGAACTCGAAACAAAAACCAAGTGATTTCTTTGAATTCAAAGGGTATATCTTAAGTATTTTAAACCGCTTAGGCATTTCTAAATTCACAACACAACCAACAGAAAGCGACCTATTTTCAGAAGGGATTACTTATTTTGTAGGTAAAGAGGCTATTGTTGATTTTGGTGTTCTTAAAAAGGGAATAACAAAGCATTTCGACATTAAGCAAGAAGTGAGCTATGCTGATTTTCGATGGGATACTATTTTAAAATTAGTAAGCAATAAAATCAAATTTACAGATTTGAATAAATTCCCTACTGTAAAAAGAGATTACGCTTTACTCCTAGATGAAAAAGTAACTTTTGACGAGATTTTTACTATCGTCAAACAAGTAGACAAAGCTATCATTAAGGATGTAACACTATTTGACGTGTACCAAGGCGATAAGATTGAAGACGGCAAGAAATCATACGCAATATCAATCTTAATGGAAGACAGTACAAAAACATTGACTGAAAGCCAAATTGAGAAGATTATGGGCAAGATTCAATACCAATTGGAAAATAATATTGGAGCTCAATTGAGATAA